The Bradyrhizobium sp. 195 region TCGTGGGAGGGGCGCACCTCGCGTCGGCTTCGCAAGAAGATCGAGATGCTGTTCGCGCACCTCAAGCGTATTCTCAAGCTCGACCGTTTACGCTTACGAGGTCCAAACCGCGCGCGCGACGAGTTCACTCTCGCGGCCACCGCCCAGAACCTTCGCAAGATGGCCAAGCTGATCCCGATGCAAACCATCAGGCCCGCATAAAGGGCTGATACAGCCGTTCGCTCGCATCCACGCTGGCGCCAATACATCGGATTGCTGCCTTTTTCAACGGAATCGGCCCTGAGCCAACCCCGAGAACTATCGCCATCTCTGCTGTTCGCGGGTAAACGGACGTTGTTCCACTCAGGGGCTGACTGCTACTTCTGACGCAAACCGGCCGTTTCGCGCGACGACGGGGCCAAAGATTGCCATGGGGAAACGCCCAGACCTCAATGAACTTGGCGACACAGATCCTAGGAGGCTCTCCAACTTGCAGCATTTTGTTTTCGCTTCAAACGTTCTCAAATGCCTGCCATCGTCAAGGCTCATATGTGAAAGGACGACACCAGCGCCTCGTCCGTGCGACCAAACACCAAGGAGGAAACGTTATGAGCGCGATCTGGTCGGAAATCCCCTACGAGGCATGGCGAGAAACCTGTTCCGCGCTTCATTTGTACTGCCAAGTTGTCGGCAAGTATCGGCTCGCGAGGACGCCGTGGGTCAACCATTCATGGCACGCAACTTTCTACGTGAATGCTCGCGGGCTCACGACTTCACTTGTTCCTGACGCCTCAGGTATCGAGATCACCTTTGATCTCTCCCGTCATATCGTGATCGGAGAGGCCTCTGACGGGCGCCGGGTTGAAATGGCGCTCGGGCCGATGTCCGTTGCCGACTTTCACGCCCGGTTCTGTGAGTTGGTAGGACGTCTCGGCGGTACTCCGGAGTTCGACGGCCGGCCCAATGAAGTCCCCGATCCGATCCCCTTCCAGGAGGACCGTCAGGTCCGACCCTATGATGCAGACGCCGTGACGCGGTTCTTCAGGGCCCTGGTCGCGATCGACGGTGTGTTTCACCGTTTTCGGACGGGCTTCACCGGTAAGGTAAGTCCGGTCCATCTCTTTTGGGGCAGCTTCGATCTCGCGGTGACGCGCTTCTCCGGACGTCCTGCTCCGCTTCACCCGGGGGGCGTACCGGGTTTACCGGACGAAGTGACGCGCGAGGCCTACAGTGATGAAGTCTCATCCGCCGGCTTCTGGCCGGGCGGAGGCGGCACAGACTTTGCGGCTTTCTACTCCTATGCCTATCCCACTCCGAACGGTTTTGCTGACCAACAGATTTTGCCGACGGGCGCATATTTCGATCAGAAGCTCGGGGAATATCTTCTGGCCTACGACGTTGTGAGGAAGTCGGGCGATCCGGAGGCGACGCTCATGTCGTTTCTGGAAAGCACCTATCGGGCAGCAGCCGATGTCGGACGTTGGGATCGGGCCGCGCTCGAATGTCCGATTGGTCACCCCCTTCGGCCCCGTCCTCTGGATAGGAAGAAATGAAGTTCGACGAGCCTTCCTCTTGATCCGGCAGAGCACCTTAAGCGCGATGTCGAGCCACGACGCTGTGCCGGCGGGGCTCCTCGTCAAACGCGAAGATATGTTGAGGATTGGCCATCGACGGCGTCGCCCGACTGGGACCCCCTCGATATCCGCTTTCAACGCGCGGCTTGCGAGCCAATCGGTCGGATCCACAACCTGAGAAGAATTCCGCCTAGCAAGGAGCAGAGCGCTGCCACTTGCAACACTATGCGTAGCGCGCGTTCGAACGCTGCCGTTGCGGCTTCGGTGATGCCGGCTTGTCCGGCCAGTATTGCATTCAGTGCTTCGTTGGCTTGTGACCGCGGCGCACCGGCAAGATAATACGAAAAGCTGGCGAACAAAACGGCGCCAAGCGCCGCGACTGCAAAGAGACCTGCCACCCGGGCGACCGCGTTGTTGACGCCTGAAGCGACCCCGGCGTGGGCGTCGCCCACTGACGACATTACCATCGAGGTCAGCGGCGGGACGGTGATGGTCATGCCGATGCCAAATACGCAGATCGCCGGAAAGGCTCCAGCCCAGTAGGATTCTCGGAAATCGGTGAAAGCCAGCAGCGCCAAACCGCAGCCTGCGATGATGGGTCCGAAGGTGAGCGACTGCTGCGGCCCGAAACGGTCGGAAAGCATGCCCGCGAATTGCGCGCCGAAAGCCATGATGAGAGCAAATGGAAGCAGCGCTGCACCGGCCTGCGTCGCGGAGTAGCCGCCGAGCCGGATCAAGCCGAACGGCAGATAATACAGCGCACCGCCGAGCGCAAAATAAAGCAAAAGCGTCAATACGTTGGCTGCGGTAAAACTGCGCGAACCGTACAGCGATAGCGGCATCATTGCTCGTGCGCCGAGCCGGGCTTCCATTGCGAGAAATAACACGAGCAATACAAATCCCAATCCGAGCGCGCCGAGTACGGTTCTGTCAGAAAATCCCGACGCCGGAATGGCGCCAAGCCCCCAGGTGATAGCGGCAAGACCGGCGGCGACCGTGGCCGCTCCGGCCCAGTCCAGCGATTCTGCGTTGTCATTTCGGCTTTCGCCTGCGAAGCTCGCAAGTCCCGCCGCGACGGCCGCCAGCGGCACATTGAGCAGAAAAATCGCACGCCACGACACCTGATCGACCAGCCAGCCGCCCAGTACCGGGCCGACGGCAGCGGTCAGCGCGCCGACACCAGCCCATACTCCGATCGCATGGTCGCGCTCGCGCTCGTCAAAAGTCGCTCCCAACATCGCGAGGCTTGCCGGGATGAGGAGCGCGGCGCCAACCCCTTGGATTGCGCGGCTTGCGACTAGCACCGTGATATTCGGTGACAGGCCGCACGTAATGGAGGCCATGGTGAATATCGCAATGCCGAGAACAAAGATGCGTCGACGACCGTAAAGATCGGCAGCCGCCCCTCCAACCAGCACCATAGCGCTTAGCAGCAGCAGATAGGCATTAACGATCCATTGGGTCGCGGCCACGCTTGCATGCAGGACGTGCTGCATCGCCGGCAGGGCGATATTCACGACCGAGCCATCGACCAATGCCATGCTTGACCCGAATATAGTCGCCGCCAGCGTCAGCCGCTTGCGTCTTTGCGACGGTGCCGCGTCAAAAGCTGGTGTCGCCCGGATGATGGTGGCCTCGCAGGGAGGTTGTGTGAAACCAATCATTGGGGTCTCGAGAAGCGTGGCTGTCGCTGTCAGCGTGCGCCCCGCGGATACCGTTGGCAACCTCCGGTTCCGCCCATTTCGCCGAGGTCGGTCGTTCGGGTGGTCGGCAAATCCGGCAGGACGTTCCCGCTCGGGCCGACGCCGGGTCCTGGGCCCTTTTCGGAAATGGCTGCCCTGATGAGCGACGTCCGCTGTTGAGGGACTACCGGATGCGGCCGTCGGAGCAACGAAGCGAAGCAATTGACCCGTACCGGGCATCATCCCTCCGGGCGCCTCCGCCAGCCGCAGGCCCTGATACACACGCTCGCGTTTGGTTTGAGGCGCGAATCCCAAGGCGGGATATGGCCCCGAGTAGAAGCGCTCGCCGGCTACGCTGGCGTTCGTGCGATGGTGATATGGGTCGCATTCTCGCCCGCCACTCGCGCAATCGGCGCGTAGCCGAGGGCCGGCAGGTCTAGACTGGCAAACAAGCTTTCGCCGGCGCCCAGCAGCACCGCCGGCAACGCCAGATTGATCTCGTCGAGCAAGCGTGACTGCAGGAATTGCCGCACCACAGAAGTGCCGCCACCGACCCGGATATCTCTGTCCTTTGCGGCCAAACGCGCCTGCGTGAGCGCGGATTCGATCCCGTCCGTCACGAAATGAAAGATAGTGCCGCCCTCCATCTCGATCGGGGCGCGCCCATGATGGGTGAGCACATATACCGGAGTGTGGTATGGCGGGTTGGGACCCCACCAACCCTTCCAGGTGTCATCCGGCCACGGGCCGCGAACCGGGCCGAACATATTCCGCCCCATGATCCAGACTCCGATATTCTCCATCGAACGGCTCGCAAATCCGTCGTCGACACCGGTGCTGCCGCCCTCTTGCCCCCTCATCGAATGGAACATGCGCGTCTTGAGCATCCAGCCCGGCAACGCCATGCCACCCTCGCCGAAGGGGTTATCGAGGCTCTGATTCAGCGCGGCGCCGAACCCGTCGATCGAGACAGAGAATGCCGAGGTCCTGACTTTTCCCATGATGTCTTACTTCCAATGAGGTTGCGCCCTGAGGACGAACGGGACGACGTCGCGCCGAGCGAAAATAATTGCAGCGATAAGGGAGCCCTTTGCACGTGTTTCCGCTCTGCAACTCAGGAGCGCGGCCCCGCCCCGAATCTCGATCAATGGCGGAACGTGCAGCGCGTCATCACCGTCAAAGTTGTGCTTGCGGCAGGCTTCGATCGATCGCTCAGCAAGCTCCCGCGAGACCTAAACGGGAGCAAAACCGGGGGTTCACCTCCGGTTCAAGTCGCTTGTCCTAACGAAACCTTGCCACCGGGGACAACAGTGAGGTGGACCATGTCGGGTTCGAAAACTGACTTCGATCCGATCGGGATCGTGATCGATCGGCTGGACGCGTGCCGCGAACGACGTCTAGAGGACCTGCTGGCGCTCTATGCAGATCGGGCGACCCTCGATTGCTGCGACGGAAACCGCTTTATTGGCCGGTCCGGCTTGCTTCGCTATTGGCCTGGAAAGCTGCGGGCCGCAACCGGGGCAGCGTTCCTGCTCGACGAAGTCGTGCCTGAAAAAGATTATGTTCGCCTCGACTATCGCGATTACGACGGCAGCGAGGTGGGCACGAAATTCTGGTTCGACGATCAGGGCAATATCACCAGAACGCTCTGTGTTCCTCGCCGGGACGGCGCGAGATCGAAAGCCGCTCAGGTATCAGGCTATCACGCGAAGTCATGAGTTCTTCCTGCTCGGCCCATCGCGACGCCACCCGGCCGCGTTGGTGACCTTTGCTCGAGATAACAGGCCAGGCAGATCAATCTTGGTGTTGCACGGCTCACAATGATGGAGAGATGCGATGTCCACGATCGCCAAATTGCAAGCACAGAAGGAGCTGCTCTTGGAGAGGCTCAAAAGCGAACCGGGACCGAACGAGCGAGAGGAAATCCAGACGTTGCTCACGAAGATCGAGACGGCACTTAGCCTTCTCGGTCGAGAAGCTGGACCTCCGACTGAGGATTTCGGCTCGGGATCCTAAACGGCCCCCGGGGACGAGAGTTTTATCGGGGTGAACCAGCTCATCGAAAGCCTACGTTCGCGGCCGCTCTCGTTCGCGCACGGCGTCTTTCGCCTGCTTGTCGGATCTGAGGCCTAGATAGACGGGCTGGCGCAGTTCACCCTTGGTGGTCCACTCGGCGAACTTTACCTCGGCTACGAGGGAAGGCCTCACCCAAGTCGTGACGGCCTCATTCTTCACCTTGGCAGGAAAAGGCGACTTCGCCGCTTTCAGCCGGGTCAGCTTAGAGTGAAGTTCTGCCAGCATCTGGTGACTGAAGCCCGTTCCCACATGGCCGATGTACCGCCATGCGTCCTTCTCCCTAACCGCAAGAACCAAGGCGCCGAAGAAGGGCCTGGTGCGTCTTGGCGCCGTGAAGCCGGACGATGACGACCTCCTGCCGCTTCGCGGTCTTGATCTTGAGCCAGTCCGGAGTCCGGCTTCCGGAGCGTACGCACTGTCGACGCGCTTCGCCATAATGCCTTCGAGGCCCCTCCGCTCGGCCTCAGCGAAGAACGTACTGCCCTTCGCCTTGCGGTGCCGACTAAAGCCGATAAGCCTGTGGCGCGGCAGAATGGCCTTAAGCCGCTTCTTGCGTTCGAGGAGAGGCCGCTTCCCCATCGCACCGTGGACGACGCCAAGAGAGCGCTCGGGGAACGAGGTCCCGTCTGGTGGAAGGACGGCTCGCCGGACCTGAACCGGCACATGGCGAAGAACACGGTCTACGCAAGGTGGTTCGCCAAGATCTTTCCTCCGGCCAGATAGGCCCCGGACATACGATCGGCTGCGGATTTGATTTCGGATCAGCGCGACCGGTCCTTTGCCCTCCCGAACCGGGAAAAATAGGAACGTTGCGGCAACAGGCATGTTGTGCCCGGCCACTATTGGAGGACGACATGAACAAGAAACTTGCCGTTGCGCTTCTAGGGTAACCAGCATCATCTATAGGCCCCCTTGGAACTCGTTGACGGTGCTCTTACGGAAGGGCGATTTAAAACCGAGATCATCGCAACTGGCGAAGAAGCTATCACCATGCTCCAAGGCGAGCCGACGAAGTACCGGGCGCTGCTCACCGACATTCACTTAAAGGGCGACCTCACGGGCTGGGACGTTGCCAAACGAGCCAGAGAGCTTAATCCGGAGATGCCGGTGATTTACATGACTGGCGCGGCGGCCAACGAGTGGCCCTCTCATGGCGTGCCCAACAGCGTTCTACTGAACAAGGTTTTGCGCCTGCGCAGGTCGTGACGGCTGTGTCTCAGCTCCTCAACCAGACGCCGCCACCGCATGAATGAGCCCCCTAAGTTGGAGGCCTCGCCAGCCAACCTTAACTCGGCC contains the following coding sequences:
- a CDS encoding DUF5996 family protein, whose protein sequence is MSAIWSEIPYEAWRETCSALHLYCQVVGKYRLARTPWVNHSWHATFYVNARGLTTSLVPDASGIEITFDLSRHIVIGEASDGRRVEMALGPMSVADFHARFCELVGRLGGTPEFDGRPNEVPDPIPFQEDRQVRPYDADAVTRFFRALVAIDGVFHRFRTGFTGKVSPVHLFWGSFDLAVTRFSGRPAPLHPGGVPGLPDEVTREAYSDEVSSAGFWPGGGGTDFAAFYSYAYPTPNGFADQQILPTGAYFDQKLGEYLLAYDVVRKSGDPEATLMSFLESTYRAAADVGRWDRAALECPIGHPLRPRPLDRKK
- a CDS encoding MFS transporter; protein product: MIGFTQPPCEATIIRATPAFDAAPSQRRKRLTLAATIFGSSMALVDGSVVNIALPAMQHVLHASVAATQWIVNAYLLLLSAMVLVGGAAADLYGRRRIFVLGIAIFTMASITCGLSPNITVLVASRAIQGVGAALLIPASLAMLGATFDERERDHAIGVWAGVGALTAAVGPVLGGWLVDQVSWRAIFLLNVPLAAVAAGLASFAGESRNDNAESLDWAGAATVAAGLAAITWGLGAIPASGFSDRTVLGALGLGFVLLVLFLAMEARLGARAMMPLSLYGSRSFTAANVLTLLLYFALGGALYYLPFGLIRLGGYSATQAGAALLPFALIMAFGAQFAGMLSDRFGPQQSLTFGPIIAGCGLALLAFTDFRESYWAGAFPAICVFGIGMTITVPPLTSMVMSSVGDAHAGVASGVNNAVARVAGLFAVAALGAVLFASFSYYLAGAPRSQANEALNAILAGQAGITEAATAAFERALRIVLQVAALCSLLGGILLRLWIRPIGSQAAR
- a CDS encoding dihydrofolate reductase family protein — translated: MGKVRTSAFSVSIDGFGAALNQSLDNPFGEGGMALPGWMLKTRMFHSMRGQEGGSTGVDDGFASRSMENIGVWIMGRNMFGPVRGPWPDDTWKGWWGPNPPYHTPVYVLTHHGRAPIEMEGGTIFHFVTDGIESALTQARLAAKDRDIRVGGGTSVVRQFLQSRLLDEINLALPAVLLGAGESLFASLDLPALGYAPIARVAGENATHITIARTPA
- a CDS encoding nuclear transport factor 2 family protein, with amino-acid sequence MSGSKTDFDPIGIVIDRLDACRERRLEDLLALYADRATLDCCDGNRFIGRSGLLRYWPGKLRAATGAAFLLDEVVPEKDYVRLDYRDYDGSEVGTKFWFDDQGNITRTLCVPRRDGARSKAAQVSGYHAKS
- a CDS encoding response regulator, with the translated sequence MELVDGALTEGRFKTEIIATGEEAITMLQGEPTKYRALLTDIHLKGDLTGWDVAKRARELNPEMPVIYMTGAAANEWPSHGVPNSVLLNKVLRLRRS